A genomic window from Flavobacterium azooxidireducens includes:
- a CDS encoding TolC family protein, translating to MKKWLMVCLGLLSVSASSQIYLSDDVYKAVNLALHKDVELENQRLDVKKLDIERKSILSKYIPKVEANALYGYINSNGNLDIPTISLPIAGFNLFQGSTDFSTKGQAFNGGVVAKAVLFSGGQIYNGAKALAYKNKGNALMIDVKSDEVIKDIILSYDQLQLLNAAEKLIDESEKRLKKESERVEKAISLGLAIPYDRDKIKLAILELETKRIEVEHKKQLLTLKINQATGLSIDEIVSAKHNVSSIVILEDLSNENRKEIKALEAYHQATEFVIKKEKGSLLPTLGAFGGYSYTSLFNTEFSTNTPITQKHIDLKVNHLTLNPTWMVGVAMKWELFSGFERIHKIEEATISDKQMQNNLNDAKEKTALQLQKNKLDYETALLQIDIAKQREVIAKNNNSLAEKQYKAGLIGVTERISAENDVYKEALNKIETIIKQRQIAIETFQSAGSLSTYIISK from the coding sequence ATGAAAAAATGGTTAATGGTTTGTTTGGGATTACTTTCCGTTTCTGCATCATCGCAAATTTATTTAAGTGATGATGTTTACAAGGCTGTAAATTTAGCGTTACACAAAGATGTGGAGTTAGAAAACCAAAGATTAGATGTTAAGAAATTGGATATAGAACGTAAAAGCATTTTAAGTAAATACATTCCAAAAGTTGAAGCTAATGCATTATATGGATATATAAACAGTAATGGTAATTTAGATATACCAACTATAAGTTTGCCAATTGCTGGATTTAATTTGTTTCAAGGCTCAACTGATTTTAGTACAAAAGGGCAGGCTTTTAATGGAGGTGTAGTGGCTAAAGCTGTACTCTTTAGTGGTGGTCAAATTTATAATGGTGCAAAAGCTTTAGCATACAAAAATAAAGGAAATGCATTGATGATTGATGTTAAGTCCGATGAAGTTATTAAAGATATTATTTTAAGTTATGATCAGTTACAGTTATTAAATGCTGCTGAAAAACTTATAGATGAAAGTGAAAAACGATTAAAAAAAGAATCTGAAAGAGTAGAAAAAGCTATTTCACTTGGTTTAGCAATTCCGTATGATCGTGATAAAATTAAACTTGCTATACTTGAATTAGAAACTAAACGTATTGAGGTAGAGCATAAAAAACAATTACTAACATTAAAAATAAATCAAGCTACTGGATTATCAATTGATGAAATAGTAAGTGCTAAACATAATGTGTCATCAATAGTTATATTAGAAGATTTATCTAACGAAAATCGAAAAGAAATAAAAGCTTTAGAAGCTTATCATCAAGCAACTGAATTTGTAATTAAAAAAGAAAAAGGTTCGTTATTACCTACATTAGGTGCATTTGGGGGTTACAGTTATACTTCATTATTTAATACCGAATTTAGTACAAATACACCCATTACTCAAAAACACATTGATTTAAAAGTAAATCATTTAACGTTAAATCCTACGTGGATGGTTGGTGTAGCCATGAAATGGGAGTTGTTTTCGGGGTTTGAGCGTATACATAAAATAGAAGAAGCAACCATCAGTGATAAACAAATGCAAAATAATCTAAATGATGCTAAAGAAAAAACAGCGTTACAATTGCAAAAAAACAAGCTTGACTACGAAACAGCTTTACTACAAATTGATATAGCAAAACAGCGTGAAGTTATAGCTAAAAACAATAATAGTTTAGCCGAAAAACAATATAAAGCTGGTTTAATTGGGGTAACCGAACGTATTTCGGCAGAAAATGATGTCTATAAAGAAGCACTAAACAAAATCGAAACAATCATAAAACAAAGACAAATTGCAATTGAAACGTTTCAATCAGCAGGGTCATTATCAACATATATAATTTCAAAATAA
- a CDS encoding HlyD family secretion protein: MKKIFLLTGVLLSITACSNKAEMTNIIQGKVDREEIAVVGKIAGRIEKILVQEGDYVKKGDTLAILNIPEVEAKRAQAQGAVKSAEAQYDMSVHGATKNQLQQLNAKKSALTEQYQFAKKSLQRLEVMVKDSLIPQQQYDEVFAKYQGAKAQLTAVDAEIADVKNGVRIEQQIMALGQQDRALGALQEVEIAENERYIIAPQDMQVDLITLKLGELALPGYTLFKGTLKETTFFRFTIAESQLKNYQIGNEISVNAPYLNKEIKGKIQNIKQIGVYANIATAYPDYDVQDPLYEMIVRPANIADANEILSKSMVTIKK; the protein is encoded by the coding sequence ATGAAAAAAATATTTTTATTAACAGGGGTTTTATTGAGTATTACAGCTTGTAGTAATAAAGCAGAAATGACAAATATTATACAAGGTAAAGTAGATAGAGAAGAAATTGCAGTTGTTGGAAAAATAGCCGGAAGAATTGAAAAAATTTTAGTACAAGAAGGTGATTATGTTAAAAAAGGAGATACCTTGGCAATCTTGAATATTCCAGAAGTCGAGGCTAAAAGAGCACAGGCTCAAGGAGCCGTAAAATCAGCTGAAGCACAATATGATATGTCGGTTCATGGTGCAACTAAAAATCAGCTACAACAATTAAATGCAAAAAAATCAGCATTGACAGAGCAATATCAATTTGCAAAAAAATCGTTACAAAGGTTAGAAGTAATGGTGAAAGATTCTCTAATTCCTCAACAACAGTACGATGAAGTTTTTGCTAAATATCAAGGAGCAAAAGCACAATTAACAGCTGTTGATGCAGAAATTGCAGATGTTAAAAACGGGGTACGAATTGAGCAACAAATAATGGCTTTAGGTCAGCAAGATCGTGCTTTAGGAGCATTACAAGAGGTTGAAATTGCCGAAAACGAAAGATATATTATTGCACCACAAGATATGCAAGTTGATTTAATTACGTTAAAGTTAGGCGAATTAGCACTGCCAGGTTACACTTTGTTTAAAGGTACATTAAAAGAAACAACGTTTTTTAGATTTACTATTGCCGAAAGTCAGCTTAAAAACTATCAAATAGGAAATGAAATTTCTGTAAACGCACCTTACCTAAATAAAGAAATTAAAGGAAAGATTCAAAACATCAAACAAATTGGCGTTTATGCAAATATTGCAACTGCTTATCCTGATTATGATGTTCAAGATCCCTTATACGAAATGATTGTTCGTCCTGCAAATATTGCCGATGCTAACGAGATATTATCAAAAAGTATGGTAACTATAAAAAAATAG
- a CDS encoding ABC transporter permease gives MKVFLNLLKREFKLFWNNKILRLLFFGAPLLYGILIGYVYSKGKVTDLPIIVVDQDRSSMSAKTIDMIQDNEVLNIATVQFNTDNIDRLMIEKTAACVVIIPNGFEKDVLTKQYPEVTTIVNASNVLTANYASGALQLVLGTLKAGVQLETLRKQGTPENLLMSQYEPFKTTFIKKNNRATNYMYFLWPGVLATVLQQVLLLGLALSFASEFESGSFKSLVLQTNSTFSLIMVKVLPYLIMSFAVWLMYWMFTFWFRIPFFENLGALTFVAGIFVMSVSFVGILVSILIPNQLKATEVLMVVATPSFMISGFTWPLSQMPTFIQAIAQVIPLTHFLPAFRILIIENGSFDLTYPYILNMIIIAVIGFVLSFIALHIKKKNVLKELIVNCEIATQEADDEEVRNSL, from the coding sequence ATGAAAGTTTTTTTAAATTTATTAAAACGTGAGTTTAAACTTTTTTGGAACAATAAAATTTTAAGATTATTATTTTTCGGAGCTCCGTTGCTTTATGGTATTTTAATTGGCTATGTTTATAGTAAAGGCAAAGTTACCGATTTACCAATTATTGTGGTTGATCAAGATCGATCATCAATGAGTGCTAAAACAATTGATATGATACAAGATAACGAAGTACTGAATATTGCAACTGTACAATTTAATACGGACAATATAGATAGATTGATGATTGAAAAAACAGCAGCTTGCGTAGTGATTATTCCAAATGGTTTTGAGAAAGATGTGTTAACAAAGCAATATCCCGAAGTTACAACAATTGTTAATGCCTCTAATGTATTGACAGCTAACTATGCATCTGGAGCTTTGCAGCTTGTTCTAGGAACTTTAAAAGCAGGAGTGCAATTAGAAACCTTACGTAAACAGGGTACACCCGAAAATTTATTAATGAGCCAGTACGAACCTTTTAAAACTACTTTTATAAAAAAAAATAATCGAGCTACAAACTATATGTATTTTTTATGGCCCGGTGTTTTAGCTACAGTTTTACAACAAGTTTTACTTTTAGGTTTAGCTTTATCATTTGCTTCAGAGTTTGAATCGGGTAGTTTTAAAAGTTTAGTACTGCAAACAAATTCAACATTTTCATTAATAATGGTAAAAGTTTTGCCATATTTAATCATGAGTTTTGCTGTTTGGTTAATGTATTGGATGTTTACGTTTTGGTTTAGAATTCCGTTTTTCGAGAATTTAGGTGCGTTAACTTTTGTAGCAGGTATTTTTGTTATGTCGGTTAGTTTTGTAGGTATTTTAGTTAGTATTTTAATACCAAACCAATTAAAAGCAACTGAAGTTTTAATGGTAGTAGCAACACCAAGTTTTATGATTTCGGGCTTTACATGGCCATTAAGTCAAATGCCAACATTTATCCAAGCAATTGCACAGGTTATTCCGTTAACTCATTTTTTGCCTGCATTTAGAATTTTAATAATTGAAAATGGTAGTTTCGATTTAACTTATCCATACATATTAAACATGATAATAATCGCAGTAATTGGTTTTGTATTAAGTTTTATTGCGTTACATATTAAAAAGAAAAATGTGCTTAAAGAGTTGATTGTTAATTGCGAAATAGCGACTCAAGAGGCTGACGATGAAGAGGTAAGAAATAGTTTATAA
- the eno gene encoding phosphopyruvate hydratase, which produces MSIIIKVHARQILDSRGNPTVEVDVITENGILGRAAVPSGASTGEHEAVELRDGGKSYMGKGVLKAVDNVNTTIAEEIVGMSVFEQNQIDKTMIELDGTPNKSNLGANAILGVSLAVAKAAANELGMPLYRYVGGVSANTLPVPMMNIINGGSHSDAPIAFQEFMIMPVKATSFTHAMQMGTEIFHNLKKVLHDRHLSTAVGDEGGFAPNLPGGTEDALDSIKLAVENAGYTFGEDIMIALDCAAAEFYVNGNYDYKKFEGETGKIRTSAEQAEYLAELASKYPIISIEDGMDENDWDGWKYLTDLIGDKVQLVGDDLFVTNVQRLSTGIQKGIANSILVKVNQIGTLTETIAAVNMAHNAGYTSVMSHRSGETEDNTIADLAVALNCGQIKTGSASRSDRMAKYNQLLRIEEELGEVAYFPGKNAFKQK; this is translated from the coding sequence ATGAGCATTATAATTAAAGTTCACGCAAGACAAATTTTAGATTCGCGTGGAAATCCAACTGTAGAAGTGGATGTCATTACAGAAAACGGAATTTTAGGAAGAGCAGCCGTTCCATCAGGAGCTTCAACCGGAGAACACGAAGCAGTAGAGCTACGTGACGGTGGAAAATCATACATGGGAAAAGGTGTATTGAAAGCGGTAGATAACGTAAATACAACCATCGCAGAAGAAATTGTTGGAATGTCCGTTTTTGAACAAAATCAAATCGACAAAACGATGATTGAATTGGATGGTACACCAAATAAATCAAATTTAGGAGCTAATGCAATTTTAGGCGTTTCATTAGCAGTAGCAAAAGCTGCTGCTAACGAATTAGGAATGCCTTTATATCGCTATGTGGGTGGTGTTTCTGCTAACACGTTGCCGGTTCCAATGATGAACATCATCAACGGTGGTTCACATTCTGATGCTCCGATTGCATTTCAGGAATTCATGATAATGCCTGTAAAAGCTACCAGTTTCACTCACGCAATGCAAATGGGAACGGAGATTTTTCATAACCTTAAAAAAGTATTACACGACCGTCATTTGTCAACAGCAGTAGGCGACGAAGGTGGTTTTGCACCTAACTTACCGGGCGGAACAGAGGATGCGTTAGATTCTATCAAATTGGCTGTTGAAAATGCAGGTTATACATTTGGTGAAGATATTATGATTGCATTAGATTGTGCTGCAGCCGAATTTTATGTAAACGGAAATTACGATTACAAAAAATTTGAAGGTGAAACAGGAAAAATCAGAACTTCTGCAGAACAAGCAGAATATTTAGCTGAATTAGCTTCAAAATACCCAATCATCTCCATCGAAGACGGAATGGACGAAAACGATTGGGACGGATGGAAATATTTAACTGATTTAATTGGAGATAAAGTACAATTAGTAGGTGACGATTTATTTGTAACCAATGTACAACGTTTATCCACCGGAATTCAAAAAGGAATTGCCAATTCAATTTTAGTAAAAGTAAACCAAATTGGAACATTAACTGAAACAATAGCAGCGGTAAATATGGCTCACAATGCAGGTTATACATCTGTAATGTCACACCGTTCGGGAGAAACAGAAGATAACACGATTGCTGATTTAGCCGTGGCTTTAAACTGTGGTCAAATTAAAACCGGATCTGCTTCGCGTTCAGATCGTATGGCAAAATACAATCAATTACTTCGCATCGAAGAAGAATTAGGTGAAGTGGCTTATTTTCCCGGAAAGAACGCTTTCAAACAAAAATAA
- a CDS encoding T9SS sorting signal type C domain-containing protein has translation MRLKLYSLVITLSSILSYGQFFSSPPSIDGTIDSGYGIGTNGWAMGWDDTYLYLRKSTTGNEPVVIYLDVNPIVPVSGGNNSNGNLAGITHWGITPILPFRADFNIYWEDSYLQYQTANGSGGWNTAVAVGVSERTNAGGNKECRIPWSALTGSGRPSALNWLGYCNSRPGSGTAFIYHQVPDAALNPSGTVASPRFHGYYSIVNTTNSGTTNPFGANQISFETRAAYTFSASQPATVWDMTINAPSGTEDLLIERNVEIGNRLDIASPFSRFRATGGNRTITMSGSNGSIRNSGGTMFGEFSGNTMSLVVSGAVELFSSGNFIDFRNFTINNSAILIANTVQMSSNSGTGSFTVNGTLRTTRSNGLFGTNDFTIRSNNLNLTLGANSIIDYNALGNQNITTHSYANLVLSGSGLKTLANDTTITKDLTVSSGCQLTVNSGQNLTVVEDLIANDNVTIENNANLIQEGTINTNSGAISVKRNSASIMRLDYTLWSSPVANQNLLDFSPNTFTNRFYVYNPSTNQYNTIAPSTNDFEVGTGYLIRMPDDHPATPTVWNGEFNGVPNNGDVTVTVANDTYNAVGNPYPSTIDAEDFINTNSLTEAIYFWRKTNNATTSSYATFTLAGETGPEASEGDPLGLVPNGVIQVGQGFIVKSTSTSINFDNTMRIADNNNQFLRNSSEIENNRIRLTVTGANGFYSQVLVNYRSEATNDFDATLDGRYLNDSPNAFFTILNQEPFVIQARALPFENTDVVSLGFKTTTAGTFSIVLNQKDGVFTDNSEIFIKDNALGIWHNITTAPYEFVSEAGTFSERFELVYQEALSVDEALVNANSFIVLKENNGLTVRSAQEEIATVNVFDLSGRLIASSQNNSSTNVVIPLGTTQTQVLLLQVITQKGINLTKKVIY, from the coding sequence ATGCGATTAAAACTTTACTCGTTAGTAATTACCTTGTCTTCTATTTTATCTTATGGACAGTTTTTTTCTTCACCGCCTTCTATAGATGGTACAATTGATTCAGGCTACGGAATCGGCACTAATGGTTGGGCTATGGGCTGGGATGATACCTATTTGTATCTCCGCAAATCAACTACCGGAAATGAACCTGTTGTTATTTATTTAGATGTTAATCCAATTGTTCCAGTTTCCGGCGGTAATAATTCTAACGGAAATTTAGCAGGAATAACGCATTGGGGAATTACACCTATACTTCCTTTTAGAGCAGATTTTAATATCTATTGGGAAGATTCCTATTTACAATATCAAACCGCTAATGGATCCGGTGGTTGGAATACAGCGGTTGCTGTGGGAGTTTCAGAAAGAACTAACGCCGGTGGAAACAAAGAATGTAGAATTCCTTGGTCTGCGTTAACTGGTTCAGGAAGACCTTCAGCATTAAATTGGCTTGGCTATTGTAATAGTCGTCCAGGTTCAGGAACGGCTTTTATCTATCATCAAGTGCCTGATGCTGCTCTTAACCCAAGTGGTACAGTAGCTAGTCCGAGATTTCATGGTTATTATTCAATTGTTAATACAACAAATTCAGGAACAACAAATCCGTTTGGTGCAAATCAAATTTCGTTTGAAACAAGAGCTGCTTACACGTTTAGTGCAAGTCAACCTGCAACGGTTTGGGATATGACAATCAATGCTCCATCTGGCACAGAAGATTTACTAATAGAGCGAAACGTTGAGATTGGAAACCGTTTAGATATTGCTTCTCCTTTTTCACGTTTTCGGGCAACTGGAGGTAATAGAACAATAACTATGAGTGGAAGCAATGGTTCTATCAGAAATAGTGGAGGAACAATGTTTGGTGAGTTTAGCGGAAATACAATGAGTTTAGTTGTGTCAGGGGCAGTAGAATTGTTTTCTTCCGGAAATTTTATTGATTTTAGAAATTTTACTATAAACAACAGTGCAATTTTAATTGCTAACACGGTGCAAATGAGTTCTAATAGCGGAACAGGAAGTTTTACCGTGAATGGAACTTTAAGAACAACGCGTTCAAATGGTTTATTTGGAACCAATGATTTTACAATTCGTAGTAACAATTTGAATCTAACTTTAGGAGCAAATTCAATTATTGATTACAATGCATTGGGCAATCAAAACATAACAACTCATTCTTATGCCAATTTAGTACTTTCAGGAAGTGGATTAAAAACATTAGCAAACGATACAACTATTACAAAAGATTTGACAGTGAGCAGCGGTTGTCAATTAACTGTAAATTCAGGACAAAATCTAACCGTTGTAGAAGATTTAATTGCGAATGATAATGTAACTATAGAAAACAACGCCAATTTAATTCAAGAAGGAACTATAAATACTAATTCGGGAGCGATTTCTGTAAAAAGAAATTCTGCTTCGATAATGCGATTAGATTATACGTTATGGTCGTCTCCGGTAGCAAATCAAAATTTGTTGGATTTTTCGCCAAACACTTTTACGAATCGATTTTATGTTTATAATCCTTCAACAAATCAATATAATACTATCGCTCCTTCAACCAATGATTTTGAAGTTGGAACAGGTTATTTAATTCGTATGCCCGATGATCATCCGGCTACTCCAACTGTTTGGAATGGAGAATTTAATGGTGTTCCAAACAATGGCGATGTAACTGTAACTGTTGCAAATGACACGTATAATGCAGTGGGAAATCCATATCCATCAACGATTGATGCAGAAGATTTTATTAATACAAATAGTTTGACTGAAGCTATTTATTTTTGGAGAAAAACCAATAATGCCACAACCTCTTCGTATGCAACTTTCACGTTAGCCGGAGAAACAGGTCCCGAAGCAAGTGAGGGTGACCCGTTAGGATTAGTTCCTAATGGCGTAATTCAAGTGGGTCAAGGATTTATTGTGAAGTCAACTTCCACTTCAATTAATTTTGATAATACGATGCGAATTGCCGATAATAATAACCAATTTTTAAGAAATTCTTCCGAAATTGAAAACAACCGTATTCGATTAACAGTAACCGGTGCTAATGGATTTTACAGCCAAGTGTTAGTGAATTACCGTTCGGAAGCAACCAACGATTTTGATGCCACTTTAGATGGTCGTTATCTCAATGATAGTCCGAATGCATTTTTTACTATCTTAAACCAAGAGCCATTTGTTATTCAAGCAAGAGCGTTACCATTTGAAAATACAGATGTAGTTAGTTTAGGTTTTAAAACCACCACCGCCGGAACTTTCTCTATTGTGTTGAATCAAAAAGATGGAGTTTTTACTGATAATTCTGAAATCTTTATCAAAGATAATGCATTAGGAATTTGGCATAACATCACTACTGCACCGTATGAGTTTGTGAGTGAAGCAGGCACATTCTCTGAACGTTTTGAGTTAGTGTATCAAGAAGCTTTGTCTGTAGATGAAGCGTTGGTTAATGCAAATAGTTTTATCGTTTTAAAAGAAAATAATGGTTTAACCGTACGTTCTGCACAAGAAGAAATTGCAACAGTTAATGTATTCGATTTAAGCGGAAGATTAATTGCTTCTTCTCAAAACAATTCTTCTACCAATGTAGTTATTCCTTTAGGGACAACGCAAACACAAGTACTTTTACTACAAGTAATTACGCAAAAAGGAATTAATTTAACAAAAAAAGTAATTTACTAA